In Streptomyces ambofaciens ATCC 23877, a single genomic region encodes these proteins:
- a CDS encoding LPFR motif small protein yields MFRAIADVLRQIGGAVATVVTLPFRAVARLFGGASSSTRSRRV; encoded by the coding sequence GTGTTCCGTGCCATCGCAGACGTACTCCGCCAGATCGGTGGCGCCGTCGCCACCGTCGTCACGCTCCCCTTCCGGGCCGTGGCCCGGCTCTTCGGCGGGGCCTCGTCCTCCACCCGCAGCCGCAGGGTCTGA
- the idi gene encoding isopentenyl-diphosphate Delta-isomerase, producing the protein MPITPATATHDASNGTADAILLELVDEDGVTIGTAEKLSAHQPPGRLHRAFSVFLFDERGRLLIQQRALGKYHSPGVWSNTCCGHPYPGEAPFAAAARRTYEELGVSPSLLAEAGTVRYNHPDPASGLVEQEYNHLFVGLVQAPPRPDPEEVAETALVSPAELIERHGKDTFSAWFMTVLDAARPAVRELTGPSAGW; encoded by the coding sequence ATGCCGATCACTCCTGCCACCGCGACGCACGATGCGTCGAACGGCACCGCGGACGCGATTTTGCTGGAACTGGTCGACGAGGACGGCGTGACGATCGGCACCGCGGAGAAGCTCTCCGCGCACCAGCCGCCCGGACGACTGCACCGCGCGTTCTCCGTGTTCCTGTTCGACGAGCGGGGGCGGTTGCTGATCCAGCAGCGAGCGCTCGGCAAGTACCACTCCCCCGGTGTGTGGTCCAACACCTGCTGCGGCCATCCCTATCCCGGTGAGGCGCCCTTCGCGGCGGCGGCCCGGCGGACGTACGAGGAGCTGGGGGTCTCGCCGTCGCTGCTCGCCGAGGCCGGCACGGTGCGCTACAACCACCCGGACCCGGCCTCGGGGCTGGTGGAGCAGGAGTACAACCATCTCTTCGTGGGTCTGGTGCAGGCGCCGCCGCGGCCCGACCCGGAGGAGGTGGCCGAGACGGCCCTGGTGTCTCCGGCCGAGCTGATCGAGCGGCACGGGAAGGACACCTTCTCCGCGTGGTTCATGACGGTGCTGGACGCGGCCCGGCCCGCCGTCCGCGAGCTGACGGGCCCGTCGGCCGGCTGGTGA
- a CDS encoding enoyl-CoA hydratase/isomerase family protein: protein MEPQLLHRVADSVATVVVHHPAKRNAMTAAMWRALPPLLDALAGDPAVRALVLTGEGATFCAGADISTLRESAEEAQALAVRAEEALAAFPRPTLAAIRGHCVGGGAQLAAACDLRFAEESASFGVTPAKLGVVYPASSTRRLVALTGPATAKYLLFSGELIDAQRALRTGLVDEVLPEGGLGERVDRFARLLVSRSQLTQAAAKEFANGRTDRDAYWAGQARGSGDTAEGVAAFLERRQPRFGWSAPTGAATSG from the coding sequence ATGGAGCCGCAGCTGCTGCACCGGGTCGCCGACTCGGTCGCCACCGTAGTCGTCCACCATCCCGCCAAGCGCAACGCCATGACCGCCGCGATGTGGCGGGCCCTGCCTCCGCTGCTCGACGCCCTGGCGGGTGATCCGGCGGTGCGGGCGCTCGTGCTGACCGGTGAGGGCGCGACGTTCTGCGCCGGGGCCGACATCTCGACGCTGCGGGAGTCGGCGGAGGAGGCGCAGGCGCTCGCCGTCCGCGCCGAGGAGGCGCTCGCGGCCTTCCCCCGGCCCACCCTGGCGGCGATCCGCGGTCACTGCGTGGGCGGCGGGGCGCAGTTGGCGGCGGCCTGCGACCTGCGGTTCGCCGAGGAGTCCGCGTCGTTCGGGGTGACCCCGGCCAAACTGGGGGTGGTGTATCCGGCGTCGTCGACGCGGCGGCTGGTGGCGCTGACCGGACCCGCCACCGCGAAGTACCTGCTGTTCTCCGGGGAGTTGATCGATGCGCAGCGGGCACTGCGCACGGGCCTGGTCGACGAGGTCCTGCCGGAGGGCGGACTGGGCGAGCGGGTCGACCGGTTCGCCCGGCTGCTGGTGTCGCGCTCGCAGCTGACACAGGCCGCGGCGAAGGAGTTCGCGAACGGACGCACCGACCGGGACGCCTACTGGGCCGGGCAGGCCCGCGGCAGCGGCGACACCGCCGAGGGGGTCGCCGCCTTCCTGGAGCGGAGGCAGCCGCGTTTCGGCTGGAGCGCCCCGACGGGCGCGGCTACGTCAGGATGA
- a CDS encoding Tex family protein encodes MTTPGSSASIDVRSIESRIAEELGVRERQVRAAVELLDGGSTVPFIARYRKEATEMLDDAQLRTLEERLRYLRELEDRRTAILDSVREQGKLTEELEARIRTAETKARLEDIYLPFKPKRRTKAQIAREAGLEPLAEGLLGDPSVDPLAAASAFVDADKGVADPQAALDGARSILTERFSEDADLIGELRERMWVRGRLAAKVKEGKEEAGAKFADYFDFAEPFTELPSHRILAMLRGEKEDVLDLVLEPEEATDGPSSYEGIVASRFGIADRGRPGDKWLKDTVRWAWRTRILVHLGIDLRLRLRTAAEDEAVNVFAANLRDLLLAAPAGTRATLGLDPGFRTGVKVAVVDATGKVVATDVIHPHVPANRWDEAIARLARLAREHAVELVAIGNGTASRETDKLAGELIAKHPELKLTKVMVSEAGASVYSASAFASQELPDMDVSLRGAVSIARRLQDPLAELVKIDPKSIGVGQYQHDLSEVKLSRSLDAVVEDCVNGVGVDVNTASAPLLSRVSGITSGLAENIVAHRDTNGPFTSRTELKKVSRLGPKAYEQCAGFLRIRGGSDPLDASSVHPEAYPVVRRMVKTVGQEVAGLIGNTSVLRSLRPDDFVDEAFGLPTVTDILRELEKPGRDPRPAFKTATFKEGVEKLSDLSSGMVLEGVVTNVAAFGAFVDVGVHQDGLVHVSAMSKTFVKDPRDVVKPGDIVRVKVMDVDIPRKRISLTLRLDDEAAPQGEQGEQKRERGGRPPKQRQQRQPSGGRKRPASAAPAPADGAMADALRRAGLA; translated from the coding sequence GTGACGACACCCGGATCCAGCGCGTCCATCGACGTGAGGTCCATCGAGAGCAGGATCGCCGAGGAGCTCGGCGTACGGGAGCGGCAGGTGAGGGCCGCGGTGGAGCTGCTCGACGGCGGCTCGACGGTGCCCTTCATCGCCCGCTACCGCAAGGAAGCGACCGAGATGCTCGACGACGCGCAGCTGCGCACGCTCGAGGAGCGGCTGCGTTACCTGCGGGAGCTGGAGGACCGGCGCACGGCGATCCTCGACTCGGTGCGCGAGCAGGGCAAGCTCACCGAGGAGCTCGAAGCGCGCATCCGCACGGCGGAGACCAAGGCGCGCCTGGAGGACATCTACCTGCCGTTCAAGCCCAAGCGGCGGACGAAGGCGCAGATCGCGCGCGAGGCCGGACTGGAACCGCTGGCCGAGGGCCTGCTCGGTGACCCGTCCGTGGACCCGCTCGCCGCGGCGTCCGCGTTCGTCGACGCCGACAAGGGCGTGGCCGATCCGCAGGCCGCACTGGACGGAGCGCGGTCGATCCTCACGGAGCGCTTCTCCGAGGACGCCGACCTGATCGGCGAGCTGCGCGAGCGGATGTGGGTGCGCGGGCGGCTCGCCGCCAAGGTGAAGGAGGGCAAGGAGGAGGCTGGCGCCAAGTTCGCCGACTACTTCGACTTCGCCGAGCCGTTCACCGAGCTGCCCTCCCACCGGATCCTCGCCATGCTGCGCGGCGAGAAGGAGGACGTGCTCGACCTGGTCCTGGAGCCCGAGGAGGCCACCGACGGCCCGTCGTCCTACGAGGGGATCGTCGCGAGCCGCTTCGGGATCGCGGACCGCGGCCGGCCCGGCGACAAGTGGCTGAAGGACACCGTCCGCTGGGCCTGGCGCACCCGCATCCTGGTACACCTCGGCATCGACCTCAGGCTGCGGCTGCGCACGGCCGCCGAGGACGAGGCCGTGAACGTCTTCGCCGCGAACCTGCGGGACCTGCTGCTGGCGGCCCCGGCCGGCACCCGCGCGACGCTCGGCCTGGACCCGGGCTTCCGCACCGGCGTGAAGGTCGCCGTGGTCGACGCGACCGGCAAGGTCGTGGCCACGGACGTGATCCACCCGCACGTCCCGGCCAACCGCTGGGACGAGGCGATCGCCAGGCTGGCCCGGCTGGCCCGGGAGCACGCCGTCGAGCTGGTGGCCATCGGCAACGGGACGGCGTCCCGCGAGACCGACAAGCTCGCCGGGGAACTCATCGCCAAGCACCCGGAGTTGAAGCTCACCAAGGTGATGGTGTCCGAAGCGGGCGCCTCCGTGTACTCGGCCTCCGCCTTCGCCTCCCAGGAACTGCCGGACATGGACGTCTCGCTGCGCGGCGCGGTGTCGATCGCCCGCCGGCTGCAGGACCCGCTGGCCGAGCTGGTGAAGATCGACCCGAAGTCGATCGGCGTCGGCCAGTACCAGCACGACCTGTCCGAGGTGAAGCTGTCCCGCTCGCTGGACGCGGTCGTCGAGGACTGCGTCAACGGCGTGGGCGTGGACGTCAACACCGCCTCGGCCCCCTTGCTCTCCCGCGTGTCCGGCATCACCTCGGGGCTCGCCGAGAACATCGTCGCGCACCGGGACACCAACGGGCCGTTCACTTCGCGCACCGAGCTGAAGAAGGTGTCGCGGCTCGGGCCCAAGGCGTACGAGCAGTGCGCGGGCTTCCTGCGGATCCGGGGCGGCAGCGACCCGCTGGACGCGTCCAGCGTGCACCCCGAGGCGTACCCGGTGGTGCGCCGGATGGTGAAGACCGTGGGGCAGGAGGTGGCCGGTCTGATCGGCAACACCTCCGTGCTGCGCTCGCTGAGGCCGGACGACTTCGTGGACGAGGCGTTCGGTCTGCCGACGGTCACCGACATCCTCAGGGAGCTGGAGAAGCCCGGGCGCGACCCGCGGCCCGCCTTCAAGACGGCCACCTTCAAGGAAGGTGTGGAGAAGCTCTCCGACCTGTCCTCCGGGATGGTCCTGGAGGGTGTCGTGACGAACGTCGCGGCGTTCGGGGCGTTCGTGGACGTGGGCGTGCACCAGGACGGACTGGTGCACGTGTCCGCGATGTCGAAGACCTTCGTGAAGGACCCGAGGGACGTGGTGAAGCCCGGCGACATCGTGCGGGTGAAGGTGATGGACGTCGACATCCCGCGCAAGCGGATCTCGCTGACGCTGCGGCTGGACGACGAGGCCGCTCCCCAGGGCGAGCAGGGCGAGCAGAAGCGGGAACGCGGCGGACGGCCGCCCAAGCAGCGGCAGCAGCGGCAGCCCTCCGGGGGCAGGAAGCGGCCCGCGTCGGCCGCGCCGGCTCCCGCCGACGGGGCGATGGCCGACGCGCTGCGACGGGCCGGACTGGCGTAG
- a CDS encoding cation diffusion facilitator family transporter produces MGAGHDHGHAHGARAGGTATAAYLGRLRVALAITLFVMVVQIVGGMLADSLALVADAAHMATDALGLGMALLAVHFANRPPSDRRTFGFARAEILAALANCVLLLGVGGYVLFEAVERFLTPADTEGGLTVVFGVIGLVANMVSLTLLMRGQKESLNVRGAFLEVAADALGSLTVIVSALVILATGWQAADPIASLLIGLMIVPRTLRLLRETLDVLLEAAPKGVDIAEVRAHILALDGVEDVHDLHAWTITSGMPVLSAHVVVSGEALSAIGHEKMLHELQGCLGDHFDVEHCTFQLEPSGHAEHEARLCH; encoded by the coding sequence ATGGGGGCTGGGCACGATCACGGGCATGCGCACGGGGCGCGCGCCGGGGGCACGGCGACCGCCGCGTACCTCGGCAGGCTCCGGGTGGCACTGGCGATCACGCTCTTCGTCATGGTGGTCCAGATCGTCGGCGGCATGCTCGCGGACTCGCTCGCCCTGGTCGCCGACGCGGCCCACATGGCGACCGACGCCCTGGGGCTCGGCATGGCGCTGCTCGCCGTCCACTTCGCGAACCGCCCGCCGAGCGACCGGCGCACCTTCGGCTTCGCCCGGGCGGAGATCCTCGCGGCCCTGGCCAACTGTGTGCTGCTGCTCGGCGTCGGCGGCTACGTGCTGTTCGAAGCGGTCGAGCGCTTCCTCACACCCGCCGACACCGAGGGCGGTCTGACCGTCGTGTTCGGTGTGATCGGCCTGGTCGCCAACATGGTGTCGCTGACGCTGCTGATGCGCGGGCAGAAGGAGAGCCTGAACGTGCGGGGCGCCTTCCTGGAGGTGGCGGCCGACGCGCTGGGATCGCTGACCGTGATCGTCTCGGCGCTGGTGATCCTGGCCACCGGCTGGCAGGCGGCGGACCCGATCGCGTCGCTGCTCATCGGCCTGATGATCGTGCCACGCACCCTGCGGCTGCTCCGCGAGACCCTGGACGTGCTGCTGGAGGCCGCGCCCAAGGGCGTGGACATCGCCGAGGTGCGCGCCCACATACTGGCGCTGGACGGGGTCGAGGACGTCCACGACCTGCATGCCTGGACGATCACCTCGGGCATGCCGGTGCTCTCGGCGCACGTGGTGGTGAGCGGCGAGGCGCTGAGCGCGATCGGCCACGAGAAGATGCTCCACGAGTTGCAGGGCTGCCTCGGCGACCACTTCGACGTGGAGCACTGCACCTTCCAGCTGGAGCCCAGCGGCCACGCGGAGCACGAGGCGCGGTTGTGCCACTGA
- a CDS encoding ATP-binding protein, with the protein MDETGPAGPLPYEGVWRFTAPAVDESVPRARHAVRDLLVRQGVPVSDDVAQGLLLIVSELVTNAVRHAAVLSPVLAVEVAVGPEWVRVSVEDNHPYRPTALETDHGRTGGRGLLLVREITREAGGACDVAHTAGGGKVIWVALPLEHALR; encoded by the coding sequence ATGGACGAGACCGGGCCCGCCGGGCCGCTGCCGTACGAAGGCGTCTGGCGGTTCACCGCCCCCGCCGTGGACGAGTCGGTCCCGCGGGCGCGGCACGCCGTGCGGGACCTGCTGGTACGCCAGGGCGTCCCGGTCTCCGACGACGTGGCCCAGGGCCTGCTCCTGATCGTCTCCGAGCTGGTCACCAACGCCGTCCGGCACGCGGCGGTGCTGTCGCCGGTGCTCGCCGTGGAGGTCGCCGTGGGGCCCGAGTGGGTCCGGGTGTCCGTGGAGGACAACCACCCCTACCGCCCGACCGCCCTGGAGACCGATCACGGCCGGACGGGCGGGCGCGGGCTGCTCCTGGTCCGGGAGATCACCCGGGAGGCGGGCGGAGCGTGCGACGTCGCCCACACGGCGGGCGGCGGCAAGGTGATCTGGGTCGCCCTGCCGCTCGAACACGCCCTGCGCTAG
- a CDS encoding GlxA family transcriptional regulator, giving the protein MAQRTVLLVLFDDVQSLDVTGPVEVFAGAEKHTPGTYRIRTASLDGAPVRTSSGLTVVPDQALAAASEPDTLIVPGGQGTRNPDPRLIEWLRGQGPHVRRLVSVCTGAILLARAGLLDGRRATTHWAYSDRLARDHPAVDVDPDPIYVRDGHVATSAGVTSGIDLALALVEEDLDREAALTVARHLVVFLRRPGNQAQFSAQLAAQTARREPLREVQRWITEHPGADLGVESLAARAGLSPRHFARAFRAETGMTPGRYVDRVRIEHARRLLEDTGAGVEQVSRASGYGTPEAMRRAFVSALGTAPAEYRRRFRPAPEPARTAPTTGTAPTADSTRDARTTRTS; this is encoded by the coding sequence ATGGCGCAGCGAACCGTCCTCCTCGTCCTGTTCGACGACGTCCAGAGCCTCGATGTCACCGGCCCCGTGGAGGTGTTCGCGGGCGCCGAGAAGCACACGCCGGGGACCTACCGCATCCGTACCGCCTCGCTGGACGGCGCCCCCGTGCGCACGTCCAGCGGTCTGACCGTCGTACCCGACCAGGCACTCGCCGCGGCGTCCGAGCCGGACACCCTGATCGTCCCCGGCGGCCAGGGCACCCGGAATCCCGATCCGCGACTGATCGAGTGGCTGCGTGGACAGGGCCCGCACGTCCGGCGCCTGGTCTCCGTCTGCACCGGGGCGATCCTGCTCGCCCGGGCGGGGCTGCTCGACGGCCGCCGAGCCACCACCCACTGGGCCTACTCCGACCGGCTCGCCCGCGACCACCCGGCCGTGGACGTCGACCCCGACCCGATCTACGTCCGTGACGGCCACGTCGCCACGTCCGCCGGTGTCACCTCCGGCATCGACCTCGCCCTGGCCCTGGTGGAGGAGGACCTGGACCGGGAGGCGGCCCTGACCGTCGCCCGCCACCTGGTGGTGTTCCTGCGCCGGCCCGGCAACCAGGCCCAGTTCAGCGCCCAGCTCGCCGCCCAGACCGCACGGCGCGAGCCCCTGCGGGAGGTGCAGCGGTGGATCACCGAGCACCCGGGCGCCGATCTGGGCGTCGAGTCTCTCGCCGCCCGCGCGGGCCTCTCGCCCCGCCACTTCGCCCGGGCCTTCCGTGCGGAGACCGGCATGACACCCGGCCGCTACGTCGACCGGGTCAGGATCGAGCACGCCCGCCGGCTCCTGGAGGACACCGGCGCGGGCGTCGAGCAGGTCTCCCGCGCCAGCGGTTACGGCACCCCGGAGGCCATGCGCCGCGCTTTCGTCAGCGCCCTCGGAACCGCGCCGGCCGAGTACCGCCGCCGCTTCCGTCCCGCCCCCGAGCCGGCCCGCACCGCCCCCACCACCGGCACCGCCCCCACCGCCGACTCCACCCGTGACGCCCGGACCACCCGAACCAGCTGA
- a CDS encoding DJ-1/PfpI family protein, translated as MQTAIVLFDRFTALDAVGPYEILGRLPGAETVFVAEQAGPVRNDTGSLALVADRTLADVPAPDLVVVPGGPGQTPQMENETLLDWLRTADATSTWTTSVCTGSLLLAAAGLLQGRRATSHWLALSHLGRFGAEPTGERVVTDGKYVTAAGVSSGIDMGLTLLGRIAGDDHARAVQLLTEYDPQPPYDAGSPQKAPAHLVEEFRGKSRFILT; from the coding sequence GTGCAGACAGCCATCGTGCTCTTCGACCGTTTCACCGCCCTGGACGCCGTGGGCCCCTACGAGATCCTCGGCCGCCTCCCCGGCGCGGAGACGGTCTTCGTCGCCGAGCAGGCGGGCCCGGTGCGCAACGACACCGGGAGCCTCGCGCTCGTCGCCGACCGGACGCTGGCCGACGTGCCGGCCCCCGACCTCGTCGTCGTGCCGGGCGGCCCCGGCCAGACCCCGCAGATGGAGAACGAGACCCTGCTGGACTGGCTGCGCACAGCCGACGCCACCAGCACCTGGACCACCTCGGTCTGCACCGGCTCGCTGCTCCTCGCCGCGGCCGGCCTGCTTCAGGGCCGCCGCGCCACCTCGCACTGGCTGGCCCTGTCCCACCTGGGCCGGTTCGGCGCCGAGCCGACCGGGGAGAGGGTGGTCACCGACGGCAAGTACGTCACCGCGGCGGGAGTCTCCTCCGGCATCGACATGGGCCTGACCCTCCTCGGCCGGATCGCCGGCGACGACCACGCCCGGGCGGTCCAGCTGCTGACCGAGTACGACCCGCAGCCGCCCTACGACGCCGGGTCGCCGCAGAAGGCGCCCGCCCACCTCGTGGAGGAGTTCCGCGGCAAGAGCCGGTTCATCCTGACGTAG
- a CDS encoding SCO6745 family protein, with protein MTPAVLDARAGRRCHNALNTLHSTHYFSPDLGRELGALGVTDPRAVNFAARAAALGPVGAGAVTAAFYNYRHDLVARYVPAVWETVTPEQALAARGRAVDATMRRLLGEEILTSPEMSEAAGLALRAAEGCTRGARPLYSAHADLPVPDAPHLAYWHAATLLREHRGDGHVAALAAAGLGGLEALVTHTATGKGMAPKWIFNTRGWSRQEWDAATDRLRGRGLIDGAGELTGAGVALRDDVERETDRLDAAPYAHLGADGVARLTELATAFARTAVGAGAFPGDLLGKA; from the coding sequence ATGACACCTGCCGTCCTCGACGCACGCGCCGGCCGCCGCTGCCACAACGCGCTCAACACCCTGCACTCGACGCACTACTTCTCGCCCGACCTGGGCCGGGAACTGGGCGCCCTCGGGGTCACCGACCCCCGGGCCGTCAACTTCGCGGCACGTGCCGCCGCGCTGGGTCCGGTCGGCGCCGGAGCCGTGACGGCGGCCTTCTACAACTACCGGCACGATCTCGTCGCCCGGTACGTGCCCGCGGTGTGGGAGACCGTCACCCCGGAGCAGGCCCTGGCGGCACGCGGGCGCGCCGTCGACGCGACGATGCGCCGGCTGCTGGGCGAGGAGATCCTGACCTCCCCGGAGATGTCGGAGGCGGCCGGCCTGGCACTGCGCGCCGCCGAGGGCTGCACGCGCGGGGCCCGCCCCCTGTACTCGGCCCACGCCGACCTCCCCGTGCCCGACGCGCCGCACCTGGCGTACTGGCACGCGGCGACCCTGCTGCGCGAACACCGGGGCGACGGCCATGTCGCCGCGCTGGCGGCCGCCGGCCTGGGCGGCCTGGAGGCGCTGGTGACGCACACCGCGACCGGCAAGGGCATGGCACCGAAGTGGATCTTCAACACCCGGGGCTGGAGCCGCCAGGAGTGGGACGCGGCGACGGACCGGCTGCGCGGGCGCGGGCTGATCGACGGGGCCGGCGAGCTGACCGGGGCGGGCGTGGCGCTGCGCGACGACGTCGAACGGGAGACGGACCGGCTGGACGCCGCCCCCTACGCGCATCTCGGCGCGGACGGCGTGGCGCGGCTCACAGAGCTCGCAACGGCCTTCGCCCGTACGGCAGTCGGCGCGGGCGCCTTCCCGGGGGACCTGCTCGGCAAGGCGTGA
- a CDS encoding ABC-F family ATP-binding cassette domain-containing protein: MTATLVAKNLAAGHGDRSLFTGLDLVVAPGDVIGLVGANGAGKSTLLRLLAGLTAPERGELRLSPPTATVGHLPQEPERRPGETVRAFLARRTGVTEAQRAMDEATQALVDGAPGADDAYATALERWLGLGGADLDDRAEETAASLGLTVDLDQPMTSLSGGQAARAGLASLLLSRYDVFLLDEPTNDLDLDGLERLERFVTGLRAGTVVVSHDREFLTRTVTKVLELDLAQQQINLYGGGYEAYLEEREVARRHARDDYEEYADRRAALQDRAQTQRSWMDKGVKNARRKAGDNDKIGRKFRSESSEKQAAKARQTQRMIERLEVVEEPRKEWDLRMEIASAPRSGAVVATLRDAEVRRGDFVLGPVSLQIDWADRVAVTGANGAGKSTLLAALLGRVPLDAGHAALGSGVLLGEVDQARELFHGPESLLDAFRTATPDTEPAEIRTLLAKFGLKADHVVRAASTLSPGERTRAALALLQGAGVNLLVLDEPTNHLDLPAIEQLESALDAYEGTLLLITHDRRMLDAVRVTRRLEVSDGKVTEASA, encoded by the coding sequence ATGACTGCCACCCTCGTCGCCAAGAACCTCGCCGCCGGCCACGGCGACCGCTCCCTGTTCACCGGGCTCGACCTCGTCGTCGCCCCCGGCGACGTGATCGGTCTCGTCGGAGCCAACGGCGCGGGCAAGTCCACCCTGCTGCGGCTGCTGGCCGGGCTGACCGCGCCGGAACGGGGCGAGCTGCGTCTCTCCCCGCCGACCGCCACCGTCGGCCACCTCCCGCAGGAACCCGAGCGCCGGCCCGGTGAGACGGTCCGTGCCTTCCTGGCCCGCCGCACCGGCGTCACCGAGGCCCAGCGCGCGATGGACGAGGCCACACAGGCGCTGGTCGACGGCGCCCCGGGCGCCGACGACGCCTACGCGACCGCCCTGGAGCGCTGGCTCGGCCTGGGCGGCGCCGATCTCGACGACCGCGCCGAGGAGACCGCCGCCTCGCTGGGCCTGACGGTGGACCTGGACCAGCCCATGACATCGCTCTCCGGCGGCCAGGCGGCACGGGCCGGCCTCGCCTCCCTCCTGCTGTCCCGTTACGACGTCTTCCTGCTCGACGAACCGACCAACGACCTCGACCTGGACGGCCTGGAGCGCCTCGAACGCTTCGTGACCGGCCTGCGCGCCGGCACCGTCGTCGTCAGCCACGACCGCGAGTTCCTCACCCGCACCGTCACCAAGGTCCTCGAACTCGACCTCGCCCAACAGCAGATCAACCTCTACGGCGGCGGCTACGAGGCCTACCTGGAGGAACGCGAGGTGGCCCGCCGGCACGCCCGCGACGACTACGAGGAGTACGCCGACAGGCGGGCGGCCCTCCAGGACCGGGCGCAGACGCAGCGCTCCTGGATGGACAAGGGCGTCAAGAACGCCCGGCGCAAGGCCGGTGACAACGACAAGATCGGCCGCAAGTTCCGCAGCGAGTCCAGCGAGAAGCAGGCCGCCAAGGCCCGCCAGACGCAGCGCATGATCGAGCGTCTGGAGGTCGTCGAGGAACCGCGCAAGGAGTGGGACCTGCGGATGGAGATCGCCTCGGCGCCCCGCTCGGGCGCGGTGGTCGCCACCCTGCGCGACGCCGAGGTCAGGCGGGGCGACTTCGTCCTCGGCCCGGTCTCGCTCCAGATCGACTGGGCGGACCGGGTGGCGGTCACCGGGGCCAACGGCGCGGGCAAGTCCACGCTCCTCGCCGCGCTCCTGGGCCGCGTCCCGCTCGATGCCGGTCACGCGGCCCTCGGCTCCGGCGTCCTGCTCGGTGAGGTCGACCAGGCCCGCGAGCTGTTCCACGGCCCCGAATCACTGCTCGACGCCTTCCGCACGGCGACCCCGGACACCGAACCGGCCGAGATCCGCACCCTCCTGGCCAAGTTCGGCCTCAAGGCGGACCACGTGGTGCGCGCGGCGTCGACCCTCTCACCCGGCGAACGCACGCGGGCCGCGCTGGCCCTGCTCCAGGGAGCAGGCGTCAACCTCCTCGTCCTGGACGAGCCGACCAACCACCTGGACCTGCCGGCCATCGAGCAGCTGGAATCGGCCCTCGACGCCTACGAGGGCACGCTCCTGCTGATCACCCACGACCGGCGCATGCTGGACGCGGTGCGCGTCACCCGCCGCCTGGAGGTGTCCGACGGCAAGGTGACGGAGGCGTCGGCGTAA